CTTTTTGAAAAGTATTCTAATATCTACCAAAGTAGCCGTTAATCCTCCTTTACTTATTTGATGTTTGGCTGTAACTATATTTGAATTATTCAAAAGCAGCACCCAAAATTCTTCGTGTTCAAGCCCTCCAATAATGGATTGCATAATGGTAAAAGCACCTTTACTGGTAGTTATTTTAGGCTTGGCATTCAGTTGTTCATAATCCCTTCTCTTTCCTAATTCCAATGCCGTAACAATACTAATTGCTTTTGCTTCTCCTATTCCCTTAAATTGCATTAAAAAACCAACAGATAATTTAGCCAGCCTATTTAAATTATTCCCAACCGAATCCAGTATTCTTTTAGATAAATCTACTGCACTTTCATCTCTGTTTCCGGAACCTATCAATATGGCAATCAATTCGGCATTTGTTAATACTGATTTTCCTTTAGCAATTAATTTTTCTCTGGGGCGGTCGTCCAGAGCCCATTTTTTTATGGTTAACTTTTTCATTATTTTCAATTTTTTTCAAAGATACATTTATCCTCTTAATTTTCGAAATTACTCATTTTTGTTTTAAATCCCAAGTTTATATCTTTGTCGTTATATTGATTCTTTTTTATGAAGATTATAATAGCAGGGGCCGGTGATGTTGGTTTCCATTTAGCTAAATTACTTTCTTATGAATCTCAAGACACGTATGTTATTGATTTTGACGGAGAAAAGTTAAATTATATTAATAATCATTTAGATGTAATTACCCGAAAAGGAGATGCCACTTCCATTCGCCTTTTAAAAGATATTGGAATCCAATCGGCAGATCTGTTATTAGCGGTTACGGAATCTCAAAACACCAATTTCACTATTTCCGTCATCGGAAAATCTCTGGGTGCAAAAAAAACAATTGCAAGGATCAGCAATCCGGAGTTTCTGGAAAACGACCCTATTGATTTTAAAGATTTTGGAGTAGATTTTATGATTTCTCCGGAAGAATTGGCAGCAGAGGAAATAAAAATATTACTCAACCAGTCTTCTTTTAACGATACCGTAACCTTTGAAAATGGGCTTTTTAATGTAATGGGCGTTACATTAGATTACAAATCACCTCTTTTGGACTTGTCCGTTAAAGAAGCCCGAGAAAAATTTCACAATGTAGATTTTCTGACCATAGCCATAAAAAGAGAAGGAAGTACTCAAACCATTATTCCTCGTGGAAATACGGTTTACAAATTAAATGATCAGGTATATTTTTCAATTCCTAATTACAGTCTGGATGCTATCTATCCGATTGTAGGTAAAAAACAAATTCACATAAAAAATGTAATGATTCTCGGAGGAAGCAGTATTGGTTTTAAAACAGCAAGAAATTTATCTAAAGAAAACTACAACGTAAAACTTATTGAAAAAAATAAAGCTAAATCTTTAGCACTGGCTGAAGAACTAAACAATATCCTTCTCATTAAAGGTGACGGAAGAGATATTGAATTGTTAGAAGAAGAAAATATCCGCAAAATGGATGCCTTTATTGCTGTTACCGGAGATTCGGAAACAAATATCATGTCATGCCTGGTAGCAAAATCCAAAGGCGTTAAAAAAACGGTTGCATTGGTAGAGAATATGGATTATATAAATATTTCTCAGACCATCGGCATTAATACGCTTATCAATAAAAAATTAATAGCAGCAAGTAGTATTTTCAGACATATCCGCAAAGGTGAAATTCTGGCCCTGGCTAATTTATGTAATATAGATGCCGAAGTGTTTGAATTTGTAGTACAACCCAATGCTATCATTACTTCAAAACCCATTAAAGATTTAAAATTTCCGAAGGAAGCTGTTTTTGGTGGAATTATCAGAGATGGAAAAGCATTAATTGTCTATGGGGATTTTCTCATCCAGTCGGGAGATAAGGTAATTATATTCTGTTTACCCGAAGCCATAAGTGCTATAGAAGATTTGTTTAACTAAAATGAATACGTTCAATTTTACAATTATATATAGATTTCTGGGGCTTACTGCCATTTTGAATGGTGTTTTTATGTTGATTGCTTTTCCTCTTAGTTTTTTTAATCGGGAACCTGAAGGGTGGGGCATCTTAAATGCTGGAATCATTACTATTTGTATTGGATTACTACTCTATTCTTTTAATAAACCCAAACATACCTCTATTCAAAAAAAAGAAGGGTATTTAATTGTTACCCTGGGGTGGCTAATGCTTTCTTTAACAGGGATGTTACCCTATCTTTTCACGGGAAGTATTCCTACCATTACTAACGCTTTTTTCGAGACTATTTCCGGGTACTCCACAACAGGAGCTTCTATTGTAACTGATGTTGAATCAATGCCGAAAGGAATTTTGTTTTGGCGCAGTGCAACTCATTGGATTGGCGGAATGGGAATTATTGTATTGACCATAGCAATTCTTCCTCTGTTAGGTATCGGTGGTATGCAATTGTTTAAAGCGGAAGCTCCCGGGCCTTCTACTGATAAATTGCATCCGAGAATTACCGATACGGCAAAGCGATTATGGCTTATATATGTGACCCTGACCTTTTCGGAATTTTTTCTGCTAAAAATAGCCGGAATGACTTGGTTTGACGCCATTAACCATGCTATGGCAACGGTCAGTACCGGGGGGTTTTCTACTAAAAATAACAGCATTGCTTTTTATAATCATTTGCCTTTAATACAGTATATTATTATCTTTTTTATGCTGGTTGCCGGGACGAATTTTATACTCACGTATTTTGCTTTAAAAGGAAAACTTAAAAAGGTTTTTCAAAGTGAGGAATTTAAGTATTATCTATTTGGGATTGTTAGTGTTTCCATAGTTATTACAGTGATCATTTTCTTTTTTAAGGATGAAAATTTACGTACGACGATTATACATCCCGAAATTTATGGAAAAGCAGAAAGCGCTATCAGGCATGCTTTATTTCAGGTAACTTCAATAGTCACTACCACCGGTTTTGTAACAGCAGATTTTACCATGTGGAGTTTTTTTGCTACCGGAATTTTCTTTGCTCTGTTTTTTGTAGGCGGATCGGCAGGTTCTACTTCGGGAGGCGTTAAAGTTGTAAGGCATATCGTAATGTTGAAAAATAGCTTTTTGGAGTTTAAGAAAGCACTACATCCTAATGCTATTATTCCGGTAAGATTTAATCGTAAGGTTGTAAACCCATCTATTGTATTTAATGTCCTTTCTTTTTTTATTATTTACATGCTTATTTTTATCATAGCTTCTGTTATTTTTACATTTCTGGGTCTGGATTTTATATCAGCATTAGGCGCAGCTGCCTCTTCTCTGGGTAATATTGGCCCTGCAATTGGCAGCGTTAGTCCTGTAAACACTTTTGCCCATCTAAGTGGCGCTGCAAAATGGTTTTGTTCTTTTTTAATGTTAATAGGCAGATTGGAATTATTTACGGTTCTTATATTACTGACTCCGTTTTTCTGGAGAAAAAATTAAAAGGTTGAAAGATTAAAGGATTCAAAGAATTCAAAGATTGAAGGAATACTGTAGTAATGATGTTTAGCTATCTAAACGGGTATTTAAACTATAAATTTTCCTTATACCACTATAAGAAAAATTGATAATAATAAAAAAACTGACACTTCCTGACTTGTCTGCTATTTATTGGGTTCAAAAATTTAGTTTTGATAATCAGTAGTTTATCTTCAAAAAAGTGTACTTTGACCGTACTAATTGGGTCAAATGCTACATGTCAGAGTCATCAAAACCAAAGGGGATTCTAAATCCGTACAGGTATATCATTACCAAAAAAGCAAACGCGTTATCGTTAAGCACATTGGTTCGGGTTCTACTGAACAGGAGATAACTGCTCTATTAGAAATGGCTAAAGTTTTCATAGCAGACCACACTAAGCAAGTCTATTTATTTGAAGAACAGCAACCCAATGAGCAAGACGTTTTGCTTAGTCAATGCGTTTACTTGGGTTCTTACTACACATTCTTATATGATATCCTTAGATCAATACAACATCACATAGGCTATACCTTAATAACAGATAGCTTACTTAATGATTTAGCTTTGATGCGTATTGTAGAACCCGCTTCAAAGCTTCGCTCGATAGTATTAATGGAAAGCTATTTTGGTATTGTTCATAGACACCAAGGTTATTACGAGTCAGTTCTAAAGTCTTTAGAGTTAAAACATGCCATAGAAAAACAAACTCTAAAATTTGCCAAGACAGATTATGGTTTTGACTTTTCAATGGTATTCTATGATGTAACCACCCTTTATTTTGAGAGTTTTACAGCTGATGAACTTCGTAAAACAGGATTTTCAAAAGATGGCAAAGCACAACAGCCTCAGATATTAGTAGCACTTTTGGTAACACCTCAAGGTTTTCCTGTGGGATACCATGTCTTTTCCGGTAATACTTTTGAGGGGTATACGCTAATACCAGTCATTCAGGATTTTATTAAAAAGCACAAGGTAAAGCACTTTACCGTAGTTGCAGATGCCGCCATGATAAGTGCCGATAACATACAAGCACTAAAACAAGAAGACATCCACTACATTGTAGGTGCTAGATTAGGCAACCTGTCTTCGGATATGTTAACCCAAATAGATAACGCTTTAAAAAGAGAAGATGGCAAAAATATAAGGCTCAAAACAGATAAAGGTTCTTTAATCTGTAGTTTTTCTAAAAAGAGATATAACAAAGACAAGCACGAGATGAACAAGCAAATAGATAAAGCCAAAAATCTTATGCAACAACCCTCAAAAATCAAAAAAGTAAAGTTTATAAAAACTGATAATAGCAAAACTAGTCTCAATGAAGAACTCATTGCAAAAACCAAAATGCTACTTGGAGTAAAAGGCTATTACACCGACATTAAAGCTAATGTCGTAAATAATGCAACAATCATCAAAAATTATCACGAACTCTACAGGGTAGAGCAAGCCTTTAGAGTATCAAAGAACGATTTGAAAACCAGACCTATCTTTCACTTTAAATCACACACCATACAATTGCACATACCCATCTGCTTTATGGCATTAGCCGTATCAAAACATATTGAAATAAAAACAGGTGTGTCAATTAGAGCATTTCTAACTCAATGCAAAATGATAACTGATGCTCGACTTATTAATCAAATAAACAATAAAGAAATTAAAATGCGTGTCCCTGTCTCCAAGGAACTAAGGAAAATTATAGCCAAATTGAGCCTACCGAACTAATTCGGACAAGTTAGGATTTTCCTTATACCACTATAAGAAAAATTGATAATAATAAAAAAACTGACACTTTTTGGGCTTTTAAATTGCTAATGCTGTCAAAAAATGAGGTTATAAACATACTTCATTAGACACAATTAAGAAAATGGATAAAAAAACAATAGCTTCTTATTATAGATGAATAGACAATGTTGCTGTGATATGTTTATTATCGATCTTTAACTCCGCAGGATCCACTTGGGCAAATTGCGGGTAAAAATTATAGAGACCGGTTCTGTTGTCGTCACTATATGCAACATCTATTTTAACATTATCGAAAGAATACCCGGCTCCAAAAGTATATCTTTTCAGGTTGTCTGAATCTATAGCATTAGCATCCGGGCTTTCCCGATAGGTATATCCTCCTCTTACGCTTAAATCGTCAAACCTCCATTCGGCACCAATATTAAAATTATGGGTATTTCTCAACTGGTCTCTAAAAAATTGGTTTTCTACCGAAAAGTTGGCTCCCGACAAATTAATCCCGCGATAATTTTTAGAAATATAATCGAAGCTAATCAATCCGCTTTTTCCAAAAACAATGGCAGCACTCGCAGTGAATTTACCGGGAGTTCTCAATTGATAGATAAACCTTTGATTCGGGAAAAAACCGTCTGCTGTATTACTATAAATAGTAGTATTATTACTTACTTCAATTCGGGTATCTCCTAAATAGCCATCATTATTTACAATATTGGATTCTTCCAACAGTTCATTATACCAGGTTGGAGTTTGATAAGATAATCCGAATCGAAAACGATCATCTGCTTTGTACAAAAAACCGGCACTTAATGAAAATCCTGTTCCGAATGTAAAAGCTTCCTGATAAAAATTCGCATTTAACGTATTCCCGTTTCCATCATTATTTCTCTCTTGTAATGTGGAACGTTGTGAAAATCTTATATTATATGTGTTTATGGTAGCTCCTATATTTAATTTTTCTTTATACTGGGCAGCAAAAGCAAAATTATACTCGGCAATGTCTCCGTTAAATGTATTATCAAAATTTTGATTTTCTGCAGTGGTATACATAAGCGCAGGATCATTTGTATCTAAAGGAAACGAATTAAAAGAAGCAAAACCACTATTCCCCGAAGCACTAAAGTTATTGTCAAAATCTATTTTAATTCTGTAATTAAATCCAATGGCGAATTTTTCCCAGCCTGAAGTATTGAAATCCTCGTAAACGAAAACTCCTCCGGCATTAGATAATACAAAATAATCTCTGCTTGTAGTGATGGTATTTCCATAATAAGTGGTTCTGTAATCCGTATTTCTGGAGTTTAATGATGCGGAAATAAGACTACCATTGAAAATAGTAAGGCCCGCCGGATTGATATTCATAGATGAAATATCCCCGCCAAGAGCTCCAAATGCTCCTCCCATAGCTCTAAACCTTGCGGTTCCGTTATTATCGTCTTGTGAAAACAGGATTGATAAATCTTCATAGCCCAGTGATTGAGCACTTAAGCTCATACTAATAAGCATTAAGACCGGGATGAATATATATTTTTTCATCTATAAATAATTATTTCATGATTCATACTATAGCGCCTTTAGCTATAAAGAATAGTATATTTATTGTATGGTAGTTATCTATCCTCTTTTGCGGCTGCTACCTCTTGAAGAAAAACCTCCTCTTGACGGACTTGAACTTCGGCTTCTCACAGATGAGGAACGGGTACGTGAAGGGCTATAAGACCGGCTTCTTACGGAAGATGATCGAGTGCGTGTTCTTGCAGAGGATGACGACCGAACCCGTGTTGTTCTTCGTTTTGGAATACTTCTAACTCTTGGTTCCGAACTCCTGACATTGTTAGTTCTTGTTCGTACAGTATGATTCCTTCTTATGGATGAAGTTCTTCTATTAGTGGCCACTCTCCTGTTGTTGCTAACAGCTCTTCTGGTATTCGTAACAAAATTCCTCCGAGTGTTCGTTCTGTTATACCTTGTATTAGCAGCATAGCCATCTCTTCTATAATTTCTATAATAGTAGTTATTATACCTGTTTACTCCGTACCACCCGCCATAATACGGGGGGCAATAATACGGATTGTAAACTCCTCCATAAAACCCTCCGTAAAAACCATATGGGCCAAATACACCATAATTATATCTCCAGGGACGTCCGTAAAACCACGGATTAAATGTATTATAATATCCAAAACCAAATCTCCAGTAATCCCATGCTAACCAATAATTTTGCAAATCACTTATCCCATTATCTACGACTATCAGTGTCGTGGTATTGTTTGATCCCCAGGAATTACCATTAGGGCGATAATCTATAGAATCACTTTCCACGATTACTCCTCCTTCATCCTCACTATAGGATGAATATCCGTCAATATCTGTTCCGTTTATCAAATCCAGTCTTCGGACTTCAGAGGTAAAATAATTTTTTTCATGATCCCGATGCTCTTCGGAACCGGCAACAATTATTCGGGGATCTCTTTCCTCTGATGCATAAATGCCATCATTATTTACAGATCTGTATGTGCCGCAAGAAGCTATTAATACTGTAACAAAAAATAAATAAAATAAGCTTTTG
This window of the Flavobacteriaceae bacterium genome carries:
- a CDS encoding hemin receptor, producing the protein MKKYIFIPVLMLISMSLSAQSLGYEDLSILFSQDDNNGTARFRAMGGAFGALGGDISSMNINPAGLTIFNGSLISASLNSRNTDYRTTYYGNTITTSRDYFVLSNAGGVFVYEDFNTSGWEKFAIGFNYRIKIDFDNNFSASGNSGFASFNSFPLDTNDPALMYTTAENQNFDNTFNGDIAEYNFAFAAQYKEKLNIGATINTYNIRFSQRSTLQERNNDGNGNTLNANFYQEAFTFGTGFSLSAGFLYKADDRFRFGLSYQTPTWYNELLEESNIVNNDGYLGDTRIEVSNNTTIYSNTADGFFPNQRFIYQLRTPGKFTASAAIVFGKSGLISFDYISKNYRGINLSGANFSVENQFFRDQLRNTHNFNIGAEWRFDDLSVRGGYTYRESPDANAIDSDNLKRYTFGAGYSFDNVKIDVAYSDDNRTGLYNFYPQFAQVDPAELKIDNKHITATLSIHL
- the radC gene encoding DNA repair protein RadC — translated: MKKLTIKKWALDDRPREKLIAKGKSVLTNAELIAILIGSGNRDESAVDLSKRILDSVGNNLNRLAKLSVGFLMQFKGIGEAKAISIVTALELGKRRDYEQLNAKPKITTSKGAFTIMQSIIGGLEHEEFWVLLLNNSNIVTAKHQISKGGLTATLVDIRILFKKAVESMCVAMVICHNHPSGKLKPSKADMVLTEKITKAAKTLDIKLLDHLIITRKSYFSFADEGKL
- a CDS encoding TrkH family potassium uptake protein, producing the protein MNTFNFTIIYRFLGLTAILNGVFMLIAFPLSFFNREPEGWGILNAGIITICIGLLLYSFNKPKHTSIQKKEGYLIVTLGWLMLSLTGMLPYLFTGSIPTITNAFFETISGYSTTGASIVTDVESMPKGILFWRSATHWIGGMGIIVLTIAILPLLGIGGMQLFKAEAPGPSTDKLHPRITDTAKRLWLIYVTLTFSEFFLLKIAGMTWFDAINHAMATVSTGGFSTKNNSIAFYNHLPLIQYIIIFFMLVAGTNFILTYFALKGKLKKVFQSEEFKYYLFGIVSVSIVITVIIFFFKDENLRTTIIHPEIYGKAESAIRHALFQVTSIVTTTGFVTADFTMWSFFATGIFFALFFVGGSAGSTSGGVKVVRHIVMLKNSFLEFKKALHPNAIIPVRFNRKVVNPSIVFNVLSFFIIYMLIFIIASVIFTFLGLDFISALGAAASSLGNIGPAIGSVSPVNTFAHLSGAAKWFCSFLMLIGRLELFTVLILLTPFFWRKN
- the trkA gene encoding Trk system potassium transporter TrkA, with the protein product MKIIIAGAGDVGFHLAKLLSYESQDTYVIDFDGEKLNYINNHLDVITRKGDATSIRLLKDIGIQSADLLLAVTESQNTNFTISVIGKSLGAKKTIARISNPEFLENDPIDFKDFGVDFMISPEELAAEEIKILLNQSSFNDTVTFENGLFNVMGVTLDYKSPLLDLSVKEAREKFHNVDFLTIAIKREGSTQTIIPRGNTVYKLNDQVYFSIPNYSLDAIYPIVGKKQIHIKNVMILGGSSIGFKTARNLSKENYNVKLIEKNKAKSLALAEELNNILLIKGDGRDIELLEEENIRKMDAFIAVTGDSETNIMSCLVAKSKGVKKTVALVENMDYINISQTIGINTLINKKLIAASSIFRHIRKGEILALANLCNIDAEVFEFVVQPNAIITSKPIKDLKFPKEAVFGGIIRDGKALIVYGDFLIQSGDKVIIFCLPEAISAIEDLFN
- a CDS encoding IS1634 family transposase, whose amino-acid sequence is MLHVRVIKTKGDSKSVQVYHYQKSKRVIVKHIGSGSTEQEITALLEMAKVFIADHTKQVYLFEEQQPNEQDVLLSQCVYLGSYYTFLYDILRSIQHHIGYTLITDSLLNDLALMRIVEPASKLRSIVLMESYFGIVHRHQGYYESVLKSLELKHAIEKQTLKFAKTDYGFDFSMVFYDVTTLYFESFTADELRKTGFSKDGKAQQPQILVALLVTPQGFPVGYHVFSGNTFEGYTLIPVIQDFIKKHKVKHFTVVADAAMISADNIQALKQEDIHYIVGARLGNLSSDMLTQIDNALKREDGKNIRLKTDKGSLICSFSKKRYNKDKHEMNKQIDKAKNLMQQPSKIKKVKFIKTDNSKTSLNEELIAKTKMLLGVKGYYTDIKANVVNNATIIKNYHELYRVEQAFRVSKNDLKTRPIFHFKSHTIQLHIPICFMALAVSKHIEIKTGVSIRAFLTQCKMITDARLINQINNKEIKMRVPVSKELRKIIAKLSLPN